A single window of Rickettsiella endosymbiont of Dermanyssus gallinae DNA harbors:
- the hflK gene encoding FtsH protease activity modulator HflK, which produces MPWNEPGNSSNNKDPWTGRPKQTPPDLEAFLRDLRKKIAAFFKLKALNKNTRALTKTFLPAQFNIKMLGLLFSALLLSWLFSGFFTVAPSEQAVITRFGKYHATLSQGHHWIFRPIETRYIISEKNVAFSYETNLLTRDENKVSLIIKAHYAIDNPRQYLFADTQSLQSLQDAMANATHQALSQYSLAQLLTANLFSLQQTLQSKIDTLLAQYATGLTVSDLEIQAIQAPEELKASFEEVTQAQAEKAQLENQAKTYALQLEPKTQGETKNLIANAKSYQQEVILKAKAETTRFLALLPAYEAAPLLTRKRLYLDAMQVMMAHSHKMLLDVPSNTSLSLNLDNISKQSVAEPTTMAAAQTATATKPNTVLSMATPAKNDTVPSSYNITGGYE; this is translated from the coding sequence ATGCCCTGGAATGAACCGGGTAATTCAAGTAATAATAAAGATCCGTGGACCGGTCGACCTAAACAGACCCCGCCGGACCTAGAAGCTTTTTTACGTGACTTACGCAAAAAAATTGCTGCATTTTTTAAATTAAAAGCACTCAATAAAAATACCCGTGCGCTCACAAAAACCTTTTTACCAGCTCAATTCAATATTAAAATGTTGGGATTACTTTTTAGTGCGCTTTTATTAAGCTGGCTATTTTCCGGTTTCTTTACCGTAGCACCTTCTGAACAAGCGGTGATCACCCGGTTTGGAAAATATCATGCCACGCTTTCGCAAGGACACCATTGGATTTTTAGACCCATTGAAACACGTTATATTATTTCAGAAAAAAACGTAGCCTTTTCTTATGAAACTAATTTATTAACACGTGATGAAAATAAGGTCTCTTTAATCATAAAAGCACACTACGCCATAGACAATCCACGTCAATATCTTTTTGCGGATACACAATCCTTGCAAAGTTTACAAGACGCTATGGCAAATGCTACCCATCAAGCCCTAAGCCAATATTCTTTAGCACAGCTTTTAACCGCCAATCTTTTTTCGCTACAGCAAACGCTGCAAAGCAAAATCGATACCTTGCTTGCGCAATATGCGACGGGTTTAACCGTCAGTGATCTTGAAATCCAAGCGATTCAAGCACCTGAAGAATTAAAAGCGTCATTCGAAGAGGTAACACAAGCACAAGCAGAAAAAGCGCAGCTTGAAAACCAAGCTAAAACCTATGCCTTGCAGCTAGAACCCAAAACGCAAGGCGAAACAAAAAATTTAATCGCTAACGCAAAAAGTTATCAACAAGAAGTGATCCTAAAGGCAAAAGCAGAAACAACACGCTTTTTAGCGTTATTACCTGCTTATGAAGCAGCGCCGCTATTGACACGTAAACGGCTGTATTTAGACGCCATGCAAGTCATGATGGCACATAGTCATAAAATGCTGCTCGATGTTCCCAGCAATACATCACTCTCTTTAAATTTAGATAATATAAGCAAGCAAAGCGTAGCGGAACCCACCACGATGGCGGCTGCTCAAACAGCGACAGCAACAAAACCAAACACGGTACTTAGCATGGCAACGCCTGCAAAAAATGATACTGTGCCCAGTAGTTATAATATAACCGGAGGCTATGAATGA
- the hflC gene encoding protease modulator HflC: MSLTKNKIILILGFLIATLFLSYQSIYTVAEGHTALLEKANLANSQVGPGLHFALPFFVRPEQIDLRLRSISFTKSNLLTADGHPLLIDYYTKWKIIDPVLYYQQTHNDSQKTQQRLTQIINTLLQTECARNTLNTIISNPNVSTQTVRAQANQQLQTLGISLVDIGFKSIDFPTEANNTLLENRRLEQAQIALEQRAMGKANAESIRLKADNDAALELAKATEEAAFIRGQGDAEAAKIYSAAYQKNPQFAAFYLNLEAYRKGFTQSSTKNNFLVLNIKDGLFNAKENLRLKS, encoded by the coding sequence ATGAGCCTGACTAAAAATAAAATTATTCTTATTCTAGGCTTTTTAATAGCGACTTTATTTCTAAGTTATCAGAGTATTTATACCGTAGCGGAAGGTCATACGGCGCTATTAGAAAAAGCTAACTTAGCAAATTCGCAAGTGGGACCTGGTTTACACTTCGCGCTGCCTTTTTTTGTGCGGCCTGAACAAATTGATCTACGTCTGCGTAGCATCTCTTTTACAAAATCCAATCTTTTAACAGCGGATGGGCATCCACTGCTTATCGATTATTATACAAAATGGAAAATTATTGATCCTGTTTTATATTATCAACAGACACATAATGATAGCCAGAAAACGCAACAACGTTTAACACAAATCATTAATACGCTATTACAAACCGAGTGTGCGCGTAACACGCTGAATACGATCATTAGCAACCCGAATGTTTCTACCCAAACCGTACGAGCGCAAGCGAACCAGCAACTCCAAACACTGGGTATCTCCCTAGTTGACATAGGATTTAAATCCATCGATTTCCCTACTGAAGCTAACAACACATTGTTAGAAAACAGACGTTTGGAACAAGCACAAATCGCATTAGAACAACGTGCGATGGGCAAAGCCAATGCTGAAAGCATTCGTCTAAAAGCAGATAATGATGCTGCTTTAGAACTGGCAAAAGCTACCGAAGAAGCAGCGTTTATTCGCGGACAAGGCGATGCGGAGGCTGCAAAAATCTACAGCGCGGCTTATCAAAAAAACCCTCAATTTGCGGCTTTTTATCTTAATTTAGAAGCGTACAGAAAAGGCTTTACACAATCATCCACTAAAAATAACTTCCTCGTATTAAATATCAAAGATGGTCTTTTTAACGCTAAGGAAAATTTGAGACTTAAATCATGA
- the polA gene encoding DNA polymerase I — protein MKKPLILVDGTSYLYRAYHALPPLNNTKGEPTGAIYGVINMLRKLIKDYQPDHIAIVFDAKGKTFREDLYTAYKANRATMPEELQQQIEPLYAIVDSLGLPRIIQAGVEADDVIASLAEKAIREHLPVLISTGDKDFAQLVNPHITLVNTMSNTVLDREGVIKKFGVTPEQITDYLSLVGDTVDNVPGVPNVGPKTAAKWLNQYGDLATIIKNAAEISGKVGENLRAHLDQLPLSRQLVTIKKDVELNVTLEDLRPKAADSAQLMQWYKQLEFKGWIKELENSAPTVEENIALENTSKKNYPIILDEPSLDDWIKQLETAAEWALDTETTSLDAMKAELVGLSFAIKPGKAVYIPLSHDYLDAPKQLDRNLVLKKLKPLLENPKQLKIGHNLKYDMSVLANYDIQLQGLAFDTMLESYLLDSASNQHSLDNAALKHLDYKTIHFTDIAGKGAKQKTFNQIDLATAGEYAAEDSDIALQLHQSLWPQLIESRPLATVLTTLEMPLVSVLSRIERYGVLIDATLLKKQSVSLAKRLLILEKKAYDLAGKTFNLSSPKQLQTILFIEQGLPIVEKTPTGQASTSESVLQALALEYPLANVILKHRSLSKLKSTYTDKLPLQINPKTERIHTSYHQAAVSTGRLSSSDPNLQNIPARTEEGRKIRQAFIAAPGYRIISADYSQIELRIIAHFSQDKGLLDAFAQGLDIHQATAAEVLKIPLEQVTPEQRRSAKAVNFGLVYGMSAFGLARQLGIGREEAKQYIDRYFMRYPGVKNYMESTRQQAKKQGYVTTLLGRRLNLPRINASDPLQRKASERAAINAPLQGSAADIIKKAMIDVDHAFLAQGLDARMIMQVHDELVVEAAISCQDKAKQLIEDLMVNVVNLSVPLTVDIQIGNNWDEPL, from the coding sequence ATGAAAAAACCGCTTATTCTGGTGGATGGCACTTCTTATCTGTATCGCGCCTATCACGCCCTACCCCCTTTAAATAATACAAAAGGTGAACCCACGGGGGCTATTTATGGCGTCATTAACATGCTGCGCAAGCTGATCAAAGACTATCAACCCGATCATATAGCGATCGTATTTGATGCGAAAGGCAAAACCTTTCGTGAAGACCTCTATACGGCCTATAAAGCAAACCGCGCGACGATGCCTGAAGAATTACAGCAACAAATAGAGCCCCTCTACGCCATTGTTGATAGCTTGGGGCTGCCTCGAATAATCCAAGCGGGTGTAGAAGCCGATGATGTCATCGCTAGTTTAGCGGAAAAAGCGATACGCGAGCATTTACCAGTCTTAATTTCCACCGGCGATAAAGATTTTGCGCAATTGGTTAATCCGCATATCACACTAGTCAACACCATGAGTAATACCGTGCTCGATCGTGAAGGCGTCATAAAAAAATTTGGTGTAACACCCGAGCAAATAACGGATTACCTCAGTTTAGTCGGTGACACCGTCGACAATGTACCCGGCGTTCCGAATGTAGGTCCCAAAACAGCCGCTAAATGGCTTAATCAGTATGGGGATTTAGCCACGATAATAAAAAATGCCGCCGAAATTAGCGGTAAAGTGGGCGAAAACCTTCGTGCGCATCTGGATCAACTTCCCCTTTCTCGCCAATTAGTGACCATTAAAAAAGATGTTGAACTCAATGTCACATTAGAAGATTTACGCCCTAAAGCCGCTGATAGCGCACAGTTAATGCAATGGTATAAACAACTTGAATTCAAAGGCTGGATTAAAGAGCTAGAAAACAGCGCCCCGACTGTAGAAGAAAATATCGCGCTAGAAAATACCTCTAAAAAAAACTATCCCATTATCCTCGATGAACCCAGCTTGGATGATTGGATTAAACAATTAGAAACCGCTGCAGAATGGGCATTGGATACTGAAACAACCAGCTTAGATGCAATGAAAGCGGAATTAGTTGGCTTGTCATTTGCAATTAAACCGGGAAAAGCTGTGTATATTCCGCTCAGCCATGATTATCTTGATGCGCCTAAACAACTGGATAGGAATTTGGTACTAAAAAAATTAAAGCCGCTATTGGAAAATCCTAAGCAGTTAAAAATAGGTCATAATCTAAAATATGATATGAGCGTATTAGCAAACTACGATATACAGTTGCAAGGGCTTGCTTTTGATACCATGTTAGAATCTTATTTACTGGATAGCGCCAGCAATCAACACAGTTTAGATAATGCAGCCTTAAAACATCTGGATTATAAAACCATTCATTTTACTGATATTGCCGGCAAAGGGGCTAAACAAAAAACCTTTAACCAAATCGATCTCGCCACTGCCGGCGAATATGCGGCGGAAGATAGCGATATTGCGTTGCAATTACACCAATCACTCTGGCCACAACTAATCGAATCGCGCCCATTAGCAACCGTCTTAACAACACTTGAAATGCCGCTGGTTTCTGTTTTATCACGCATAGAACGCTATGGTGTTTTAATCGATGCCACATTACTAAAAAAACAAAGTGTTTCACTCGCTAAACGTCTTTTAATCCTAGAAAAAAAGGCCTATGACTTAGCAGGAAAAACCTTTAACTTAAGCTCGCCTAAACAACTACAAACTATTTTATTTATAGAACAAGGGTTACCTATCGTAGAAAAAACACCCACGGGACAAGCATCCACCTCTGAAAGTGTTTTACAAGCGTTAGCGTTAGAATATCCTTTAGCCAACGTTATCCTAAAACACCGCAGCTTAAGTAAATTAAAATCGACCTATACCGATAAACTACCACTACAAATTAATCCAAAAACGGAACGAATCCATACCTCGTATCATCAAGCGGCCGTTTCTACAGGGCGTCTTTCATCCTCTGACCCCAATTTACAGAATATCCCTGCACGCACCGAAGAAGGACGGAAAATTCGCCAGGCTTTTATTGCAGCACCGGGCTACCGCATCATTTCCGCCGACTATTCACAAATTGAACTACGCATCATTGCACATTTTTCACAAGACAAAGGTCTACTTGATGCATTTGCACAAGGACTTGATATTCATCAAGCCACGGCCGCCGAAGTACTCAAAATCCCACTTGAACAAGTGACCCCCGAACAACGCCGTAGCGCTAAAGCCGTTAACTTTGGCCTGGTTTATGGTATGTCTGCCTTTGGTTTAGCACGACAATTAGGCATTGGGCGTGAAGAAGCCAAACAGTATATTGATCGTTATTTTATGCGCTATCCGGGTGTAAAAAATTATATGGAAAGTACGCGGCAACAAGCAAAAAAACAAGGTTATGTCACTACCTTGTTAGGGCGGCGCTTAAATTTACCGCGAATTAATGCCAGTGATCCATTACAACGCAAGGCCAGTGAACGTGCTGCCATTAACGCACCACTACAAGGCAGTGCGGCAGACATTATCAAAAAAGCCATGATCGATGTGGATCATGCTTTTTTAGCGCAAGGTCTAGATGCACGTATGATCATGCAAGTCCACGACGAACTTGTCGTTGAAGCGGCAATCAGCTGTCAAGATAAAGCCAAACAATTAATCGAAGACCTCATGGTCAATGTGGTAAACTTAAGCGTCCCCTTAACCGTTGATATTCAAATTGGTAATAATTGGGATGAGCCCCTATAG
- a CDS encoding succinate dehydrogenase assembly factor 2, which produces MNQINTLPEQENSSAESLNRLRWQCRRGMLELDLLLLPFVEKHYLGLSLSDQRLFEELLTYQDQDLYQILIRNKSVEDPLLCRLAEAISHGA; this is translated from the coding sequence ATGAATCAAATAAATACGCTCCCCGAGCAAGAAAATTCCAGTGCGGAGAGTCTAAATCGTTTACGTTGGCAATGTCGTCGAGGTATGCTCGAATTAGATCTTTTACTCTTACCCTTTGTTGAGAAACATTATTTGGGCTTAAGCCTATCTGATCAGAGATTGTTTGAGGAATTGCTTACTTACCAAGACCAAGATCTTTATCAGATATTGATTAGGAACAAATCTGTTGAAGATCCGTTGCTATGTCGCTTGGCAGAGGCTATTAGCCATGGCGCGTAA
- a CDS encoding cytochrome c maturation protein CcmE produces the protein MIHEDGELSGNTAKSSVVKSMPALIILAVVLALLLFYPPKQNFNLFYTPSQIAKGLVASGQSFRLGGQIKKGTIKQDANKLQVAFVVSDPQHNVLVEYQGVLPDLFREGQSVVIEGRLDPGVLCRRSGY, from the coding sequence ATGATACATGAGGATGGCGAGTTGAGCGGGAACACCGCCAAAAGTTCAGTGGTTAAGAGTATGCCAGCACTGATTATATTGGCAGTGGTCCTGGCTTTATTATTATTTTATCCACCCAAACAAAACTTTAACTTATTCTATACGCCCAGCCAGATTGCAAAAGGTCTGGTTGCTTCGGGTCAGTCTTTTCGTTTAGGCGGGCAAATAAAAAAAGGTACGATTAAGCAAGACGCAAATAAGTTACAGGTCGCTTTTGTTGTCAGTGATCCTCAGCATAATGTGCTGGTTGAATACCAGGGGGTATTACCTGATTTATTTCGTGAAGGGCAATCGGTGGTGATAGAAGGCCGTTTGGATCCGGGGGTATTATGCAGGCGAAGCGGGTACTGA
- a CDS encoding glycosyltransferase family A protein, protein MSSNPFFSIIIPTRNRPDMLRLAVSSLLRQKFNNFEIIISDNSDAENQAINFKFIQQLHRKNLSYIRPNKVLSMHDNWEFALDHAKGLYVGVLIDKTVLRRTALKEAYALLNKDLNIDILNYCHGGIEYHAEKLFKYKFQGPMEKDNKTKYYFDPKQELVRRFSLKGDIRQDGKHYILGKICFGFYSARLINKIKSSHERVFFPVSCDYTSCVLALAYADKAMCYEKVLLYSVNNFKGNGYQYEHKSGTALAFLKDSDLMWVLNDLPIANLYGSLHNFCSYDYNILNRLKIGNYAINKENLIRLCKEDLQRFQFSCSEEQQSQWKILLAYEKEQGILQNAIPAELCSSKNTLPRKRFREKLYRYRFIQILINYKIRLRSFFKNIPFMLELF, encoded by the coding sequence ATGTCAAGTAACCCTTTTTTCTCAATTATTATACCGACAAGAAATCGTCCAGATATGCTGCGTCTGGCTGTTTCTAGTTTGCTTAGGCAAAAATTTAATAATTTTGAAATCATTATTTCTGATAATAGCGATGCTGAAAATCAAGCGATTAATTTTAAATTTATACAGCAGTTACACAGGAAGAATTTAAGCTATATCAGACCTAATAAAGTGTTGAGTATGCATGATAATTGGGAATTTGCTTTAGATCATGCGAAAGGACTTTATGTGGGTGTTTTAATAGACAAAACAGTTTTACGTAGAACGGCTTTAAAGGAAGCTTATGCCTTATTGAATAAAGATTTAAACATTGATATTTTGAATTATTGCCATGGAGGCATTGAATATCATGCAGAAAAATTGTTTAAGTATAAATTTCAAGGTCCTATGGAAAAAGATAATAAGACTAAATATTATTTTGATCCTAAACAGGAACTAGTAAGACGATTTAGTTTAAAAGGGGATATTAGACAGGACGGGAAACACTATATTTTGGGAAAAATATGTTTTGGTTTTTACAGCGCACGGTTGATTAATAAAATAAAATCTAGCCATGAGCGCGTGTTTTTTCCTGTTTCATGTGATTATACTTCCTGTGTTTTGGCTTTAGCGTATGCGGATAAAGCGATGTGCTATGAGAAAGTATTACTTTATTCGGTTAATAATTTTAAAGGTAATGGATACCAATATGAACATAAAAGTGGGACTGCATTAGCTTTTTTAAAAGATAGTGATTTGATGTGGGTTTTAAATGACCTGCCTATCGCTAACCTGTATGGTTCGCTACATAATTTTTGCTCTTACGATTATAATATTTTAAATCGCTTGAAAATAGGCAATTATGCGATAAATAAGGAAAATTTAATTCGCTTGTGTAAGGAAGATTTGCAACGGTTTCAATTTTCTTGCTCTGAGGAGCAGCAATCACAATGGAAGATACTCTTAGCGTATGAAAAAGAGCAGGGTATTTTGCAGAATGCTATTCCGGCTGAGTTGTGTTCAAGCAAAAATACCCTGCCTAGGAAAAGGTTTCGCGAAAAATTGTATCGCTATCGATTTATACAAATTCTAATAAACTATAAAATAAGGCTAAGATCGTTTTTTAAAAATATTCCGTTTATGCTAGAGCTATTTTGA
- a CDS encoding GMP reductase: MRIEQEIKFDFKDVLIRPKRSTLQTRADVDLTREYTFKHSQFSWKGIPIIASNMDHTGTFAMADSLAKHKLLTAIDKFADLKEWKQFHAKHPKLHKYCFATTGIKPEDEALLGKILKAVPTPFICIDVANGYTQRFVDCIRALREKYPKKTLVAGNVVTAEMAEELVLAGADIIKVGIGPGSVCTTRLKTGVGYPQLSAIIECADAVHGLGGHLCADGGCVSPGDVAKAFSAGADFVMLGGMFAGHEECSGEKIQEDGKWFMRFYGMSSSEAMYKHHGRMNAYRASEGRSVNVPYRGKVENTVLDILGGLRSTCTYVGAQRLKELSKRTTFLRVTQQLNEVFAALQVNELVNDN; encoded by the coding sequence ATGCGTATTGAGCAAGAAATAAAATTTGACTTTAAAGATGTATTGATTCGGCCTAAACGTAGCACGTTGCAGACACGTGCCGACGTTGATCTCACCCGGGAATACACTTTTAAACACTCGCAGTTTTCTTGGAAAGGAATACCTATTATTGCGTCCAATATGGACCATACCGGCACCTTTGCGATGGCAGATAGTTTAGCCAAGCATAAGCTACTGACGGCAATTGATAAATTTGCGGATTTAAAAGAGTGGAAGCAGTTTCACGCAAAACATCCCAAGCTACATAAGTATTGCTTTGCAACTACCGGTATTAAACCGGAAGATGAAGCACTGCTCGGTAAAATTCTTAAAGCCGTTCCTACACCTTTTATTTGTATTGATGTGGCGAATGGTTATACGCAGCGCTTTGTGGATTGTATTCGTGCTTTACGCGAAAAATATCCTAAAAAAACGTTGGTTGCGGGTAATGTGGTGACGGCTGAAATGGCAGAAGAGTTAGTTTTAGCCGGTGCAGACATTATTAAAGTAGGGATAGGTCCTGGTTCTGTTTGTACCACGCGTTTAAAAACCGGTGTGGGTTATCCGCAGTTATCCGCTATTATTGAATGTGCGGATGCAGTGCATGGTTTAGGTGGGCATTTATGTGCCGACGGAGGCTGTGTTTCGCCGGGTGATGTGGCGAAGGCATTTTCGGCCGGAGCCGATTTTGTTATGCTGGGCGGTATGTTTGCCGGCCATGAAGAATGTTCGGGAGAAAAGATACAGGAAGATGGTAAATGGTTTATGCGCTTTTATGGCATGAGCTCGAGTGAGGCGATGTATAAACATCATGGCCGGATGAATGCTTACCGTGCCAGCGAAGGCCGCTCTGTGAATGTTCCCTATCGAGGTAAGGTTGAAAATACTGTACTCGATATTTTAGGCGGATTACGTTCTACCTGTACTTATGTCGGTGCGCAGCGCTTAAAAGAACTTTCAAAACGTACCACCTTTTTACGTGTAACACAGCAATTGAATGAGGTTTTTGCTGCGCTACAGGTTAATGAGTTAGTTAACGATAATTAA
- a CDS encoding adenylosuccinate synthase: MTKTLIIVGCQWGDEGKGKIVDLLTPHVKAVVRFQGGHNAGHTLVIQGKKTILRLIPSGILHAGVECLIGNGVVISPEALLKEMNELEEKGIPASQRLRISASCPLILPSHIALDEARESNAKNAIGTTKRGIGPAYEDKVARRGLRMSDLFNPTQLAAKLKTLLDYHNFLLQHYYKVSAIDYDQTLASLLEMAKKLTPLITDIPALLSKYQQEKKPLLFEGAQGTFLDIDQGTYPFVTSSNTISGGAATGSGLGIRYFDAVLGISKAYSTRVGNGVFPTELLDEDGQTLRDRGHEYGSVTKRPRRCGWLDSVLLRRAVQLNSISSLCLTKLDVLDEMETIKICTAYQLEGKQLNDLPLNPEDLARCVPIYEEHPGWKTSTTAIKEFSKLPANAQNYIRRIEELTGVSITIISTGPDREETIILEKII, from the coding sequence ATGACAAAAACCCTTATTATTGTTGGCTGCCAATGGGGCGATGAAGGCAAAGGCAAGATTGTTGACTTATTAACACCGCATGTTAAAGCGGTAGTACGATTTCAAGGCGGGCATAATGCGGGCCATACACTCGTCATCCAAGGCAAAAAAACTATTTTACGCTTAATTCCCTCGGGTATTTTGCATGCCGGCGTAGAATGTTTAATTGGTAATGGTGTTGTTATTTCACCAGAAGCCCTACTGAAAGAAATGAACGAGCTAGAAGAAAAAGGTATTCCGGCGAGTCAACGACTACGGATTAGTGCTAGCTGCCCACTCATCTTGCCTTCGCATATTGCACTCGATGAAGCACGCGAAAGCAACGCAAAAAATGCCATTGGTACCACTAAACGCGGCATAGGGCCTGCGTATGAAGATAAGGTGGCGCGACGTGGTTTACGGATGAGTGACTTGTTTAACCCTACACAACTTGCTGCAAAATTAAAAACTTTGTTGGATTACCATAACTTTCTGCTACAACACTATTATAAAGTCTCAGCCATTGATTACGATCAAACCTTAGCTTCATTGCTAGAGATGGCTAAAAAATTAACCCCTTTAATTACCGATATACCGGCGCTTTTATCAAAATATCAACAAGAAAAAAAACCACTCTTGTTCGAAGGCGCACAAGGAACCTTTTTAGATATCGATCAAGGGACTTATCCTTTTGTTACCTCTTCCAATACTATTTCAGGTGGCGCTGCAACAGGCAGTGGATTAGGCATACGCTATTTCGATGCTGTATTAGGGATTAGTAAAGCCTATAGCACGCGCGTGGGTAATGGTGTATTCCCAACTGAATTACTTGATGAAGATGGACAGACCTTGCGCGATCGTGGCCATGAATACGGTAGTGTAACCAAACGTCCGCGTCGTTGTGGTTGGTTAGACAGTGTTTTATTACGTAGGGCGGTACAACTCAATAGTATTTCTAGCTTATGTCTAACAAAATTAGATGTGTTAGATGAAATGGAAACCATTAAAATTTGTACCGCGTATCAATTAGAGGGTAAGCAGCTCAATGATTTACCGCTAAATCCCGAAGATTTAGCACGCTGTGTTCCCATCTATGAAGAACATCCGGGTTGGAAAACATCCACCACGGCGATTAAAGAATTCTCGAAGTTACCGGCTAATGCACAAAATTATATACGGCGCATTGAAGAATTAACCGGTGTTTCTATTACTATTATTTCTACCGGGCCCGATAGAGAAGAAACGATTATATTGGAAAAAATAATTTAA
- the hfq gene encoding RNA chaperone Hfq — MSKGQLQDPFLNALRTEKVPVSIYLVNGIKLQGLVESFDQFVVLLKNSVSQMVYKHAISTVVPARNVSLAISPAKTEKDEELESINV; from the coding sequence ATGTCTAAAGGGCAACTACAAGATCCTTTTCTAAACGCGCTGCGTACAGAAAAAGTCCCAGTTTCAATTTATCTCGTGAATGGAATCAAACTGCAGGGCTTAGTAGAGTCTTTCGATCAATTTGTGGTGTTATTAAAAAACTCAGTAAGCCAGATGGTCTACAAACATGCTATTTCAACAGTCGTGCCTGCACGAAATGTTAGTTTAGCCATTAGTCCTGCAAAAACTGAAAAAGATGAGGAATTAGAAAGCATTAATGTTTGA
- the hflX gene encoding ribosome rescue GTPase HflX: protein MFERPQSGELAILVHIHFEKTESKEIVEEFHELALAAGAKPMHLILGGQRTPFAKYFIGLGKVDEVHAALTAHQAKLVIFNHDLSPAQERNLEQQLQCRVVGRIGLILDIFAQRARTFEGKLQVKLAQLQHMSTRLIRGWTHLERQRGGIGLRGPGETQLESDKRLIRQQIKTIKKRLTKVQKQRAQSQRARRKSQLSHISLIGYTNTGKSTLFNALTGASVFAANQPFATLDPSIRRLRLYNGTHAILADTVGFIRQLPHDLIEAFSATLEETQEANLLIHVVDATSSDKLERNKEVQRVLEKIQAKQIPQLLVYNKIDLLTDTPPRLERDSMGLPSKVWVSASTGEGFTLLQQALYELLLAQQAPVSIQSFPLSTQEFGSC, encoded by the coding sequence ATGTTTGAACGTCCGCAGAGCGGTGAGCTAGCGATATTAGTACATATTCATTTTGAAAAAACCGAAAGTAAGGAAATTGTAGAAGAATTTCATGAGCTAGCTCTAGCGGCGGGCGCAAAACCAATGCATTTAATTTTAGGGGGGCAACGAACACCTTTCGCAAAGTATTTTATAGGACTTGGGAAGGTAGACGAGGTGCACGCCGCATTAACCGCTCATCAAGCAAAATTAGTCATCTTTAATCATGATTTATCCCCTGCACAAGAACGCAATCTAGAACAACAATTACAGTGTCGTGTCGTAGGTCGTATTGGTTTAATTCTCGATATCTTCGCCCAACGTGCACGTACTTTTGAAGGAAAACTGCAAGTCAAACTGGCACAGCTACAACATATGTCAACGCGACTCATTCGTGGCTGGACTCACTTAGAACGACAACGTGGCGGCATTGGTTTACGCGGCCCCGGGGAAACACAGCTAGAATCTGATAAACGTCTTATTCGACAACAAATTAAAACCATAAAAAAACGTTTAACCAAAGTACAAAAACAACGTGCGCAAAGCCAACGTGCTAGACGGAAATCGCAGTTAAGTCATATTTCTTTGATAGGCTATACCAATACCGGCAAATCAACGCTTTTTAATGCACTAACCGGCGCCAGCGTTTTCGCCGCTAATCAACCTTTTGCAACCTTGGACCCAAGTATACGGCGTTTACGTCTATACAACGGAACCCATGCCATTTTGGCGGATACCGTTGGTTTTATTCGCCAGCTTCCGCATGATTTAATTGAAGCTTTCAGCGCAACCTTAGAAGAAACACAAGAAGCTAACTTATTGATACACGTTGTTGATGCCACCAGCAGCGATAAACTAGAACGCAATAAAGAAGTTCAGCGTGTACTGGAAAAAATTCAAGCCAAGCAAATTCCTCAACTACTTGTTTACAATAAAATTGATTTACTCACGGATACGCCCCCCCGTTTAGAACGCGATAGCATGGGATTACCCAGCAAAGTTTGGGTATCGGCGAGTACGGGCGAAGGCTTTACCTTATTACAGCAAGCACTGTACGAGCTATTGCTTGCCCAGCAAGCCCCCGTTTCTATTCAATCCTTTCCTTTATCCACCCAAGAATTTGGCTCATGCTGA